Proteins encoded in a region of the Scrofimicrobium sp. R131 genome:
- the rplB gene encoding 50S ribosomal protein L2 encodes MGIRKYKPTTPGRRNSSVSDFAEITRTTPEKSLVRPLTKSGGRNSYGRITSRHRGGGHKRAYRVIDFKRNDKDGVPARVAEIEYDPNRTANIALLHYFDGEKRYILAPEKLRQGDVVENGPKADIKPGNCLPMRNIPLGTVIHAVELNVGQGAKLARSAGSSIQLVAKEGRFAQLRLPSGEIRNVDIDCRATIGSVGNAEQGNIRWGKAGRMRWKGHRPKVRGVAMNPVDHPHGGGEGRTSGGRHPVSPWGKPEGRTRKPNKPSDKYIVRRRKTGKKR; translated from the coding sequence ATGGGAATTCGTAAGTACAAGCCCACGACTCCTGGTCGTCGGAACTCGAGTGTCTCGGATTTTGCCGAGATTACCCGCACCACCCCGGAAAAGTCACTGGTTCGCCCCCTGACCAAGAGTGGCGGCCGTAACTCCTACGGTCGGATCACCTCGCGTCACCGCGGTGGCGGACACAAGCGGGCCTACCGCGTGATCGACTTCAAGCGCAACGACAAAGACGGCGTTCCCGCCCGCGTTGCCGAGATCGAATACGATCCGAACCGGACCGCCAACATTGCTCTGCTGCACTACTTCGATGGGGAGAAGCGCTACATCCTCGCCCCGGAGAAGCTGCGTCAGGGAGATGTGGTTGAGAACGGTCCCAAGGCTGACATCAAGCCGGGCAACTGCTTGCCGATGCGCAACATCCCGCTCGGTACCGTGATCCACGCAGTCGAGCTGAACGTCGGTCAGGGAGCCAAGCTGGCTCGCTCGGCCGGGTCCTCGATCCAGCTGGTGGCCAAGGAAGGGCGTTTCGCCCAGCTGCGGCTGCCCTCTGGCGAAATCCGCAATGTCGACATTGATTGCCGCGCCACCATCGGCTCGGTGGGCAATGCCGAACAGGGCAACATTCGCTGGGGCAAGGCTGGCCGGATGCGCTGGAAGGGTCACCGTCCCAAGGTTCGCGGTGTCGCCATGAACCCGGTGGACCACCCGCACGGTGGTGGTGAGGGCCGCACTTCGGGTGGTCGTCACCCAGTGAGCCCGTGGGGTAAGCCGGAAGGCCGCACCCGCAAACCCAACAAGCCGAGCGACAAGTACATCGTTCGTCGTCGTAAGACTGGCAAGAAGCGCTGA
- the rplW gene encoding 50S ribosomal protein L23 — MTVELSKNPRDIVLRPVVTEKSSGLMDEGKYTFEVDPRANKTEIKIAIEKIFGVKVSKIATQNRQGKVYRTRDGIGKRKSVKRAIVTLREGSIDVFGAGN; from the coding sequence GTGACCGTTGAACTGAGCAAGAACCCGCGCGACATCGTCTTGCGCCCGGTGGTGACTGAGAAGTCCTCTGGCCTGATGGACGAGGGCAAGTACACCTTCGAGGTGGACCCCCGCGCGAACAAGACCGAAATCAAGATCGCGATCGAAAAGATCTTCGGCGTCAAGGTGTCCAAGATTGCGACCCAGAATCGCCAGGGGAAGGTCTACCGCACTCGGGATGGGATCGGCAAGCGCAAGAGCGTCAAGCGCGCCATCGTCACCCTGCGTGAAGGTTCGATCGACGTCTTCGGTGCGGGAAACTGA
- the rplD gene encoding 50S ribosomal protein L4 — protein MAQDVELQDRTVKIVNAKGNATRSTAELPGEYFDVPVNVPLIHQVVVAQLAAARQGTHATKTRADVSGGGRKPYRQKGTGNARQGSIRAPQFTGGGVVHGPQPRDYSQRTPKKMKAKALRSALSDRARNDRVHVINEFITGAPSTKTAKAILEAIVGDRYVLVVLDRSDVNTALSLRNLQQAEVVWADQLNTYSVMVNDDVIFTPASLAAYLGDSEEKEQDQ, from the coding sequence ATGGCTCAAGATGTTGAACTGCAAGATCGCACCGTCAAAATTGTGAACGCCAAGGGCAATGCCACCCGCTCGACCGCGGAGCTGCCCGGCGAATACTTCGACGTGCCCGTCAACGTGCCGCTGATCCACCAGGTTGTGGTGGCGCAGCTGGCCGCGGCCCGTCAGGGTACCCACGCGACCAAGACTCGCGCGGACGTCTCCGGTGGTGGCCGCAAGCCCTACCGTCAGAAGGGGACCGGCAACGCCCGTCAGGGCTCGATCCGTGCACCTCAGTTCACCGGTGGTGGCGTCGTTCACGGCCCGCAGCCGCGTGACTACTCGCAGCGCACCCCCAAGAAGATGAAGGCTAAGGCCCTGCGTTCGGCTCTGTCGGACCGCGCTCGCAACGATCGCGTTCACGTGATCAACGAGTTCATCACCGGCGCGCCGTCCACGAAGACCGCCAAGGCCATTCTGGAAGCGATTGTCGGCGACCGCTACGTGCTGGTCGTGCTGGACCGCTCCGATGTGAACACCGCTCTGAGCCTGCGCAACCTGCAGCAGGCCGAGGTGGTGTGGGCCGACCAGCTGAACACCTACTCGGTGATGGTGAATGACGATGTCATCTTCACGCCGGCTTCGCTGGCCGCCTACCTGGGTGACTCCGAAGAGAAGGAGCAGGATCAGTGA
- the rplC gene encoding 50S ribosomal protein L3, with protein MTTDTKQAAAPVKALLGRKLGMTQAWDENGRLVPLTVVQVDKNVVTQIRTAETDGYSAVQVGFEDIDPRRVTKPLAGHFAKAGVSPKRHVAEFRTADAADYELGQELDAAVFEAGQKVDVSGNTKGKGFAGVMKRHGFAGGPASHGAHKIHRKPGSIGACATPGRIFKGQRMAGRMGNVRSTVMNLTVQGVDSEKGLLLIKGAVPGPKNAVVMVRSAVKGA; from the coding sequence ATGACTACTGACACCAAGCAGGCGGCTGCGCCCGTGAAGGCGCTGCTTGGCCGCAAGCTCGGCATGACCCAGGCCTGGGATGAGAACGGACGTCTGGTCCCCCTGACGGTTGTGCAGGTTGACAAGAACGTCGTGACGCAGATCCGCACCGCTGAAACTGACGGCTACTCGGCAGTTCAGGTCGGATTCGAGGACATCGACCCGCGGCGCGTCACCAAACCTCTCGCTGGCCACTTCGCTAAGGCTGGCGTTTCCCCGAAGCGTCACGTCGCTGAGTTCCGCACTGCGGATGCGGCTGACTATGAGCTCGGACAAGAACTTGATGCCGCGGTGTTTGAGGCTGGCCAGAAGGTCGACGTCTCGGGCAACACCAAGGGCAAGGGTTTTGCCGGTGTGATGAAGCGCCACGGCTTTGCCGGTGGCCCCGCTTCCCACGGCGCCCACAAGATTCACCGTAAGCCCGGTTCGATTGGCGCTTGCGCCACCCCCGGACGCATCTTCAAAGGTCAGCGGATGGCCGGCCGGATGGGTAACGTCCGCAGCACCGTCATGAACCTGACCGTCCAGGGCGTCGACTCCGAGAAGGGCCTGCTCCTGATCAAGGGCGCCGTTCCCGGTCCGAAGAACGCTGTGGTGATGGTTCGCAGCGCCGTGAAGGGAGCGTAG
- the rpsJ gene encoding 30S ribosomal protein S10, with protein sequence MAGQKIRIRLKSYDHEVIDSSARKIVDTVQRAGATVVGPVPLPTEKNVFVVIRSPHKYKDSREQFEMRTHKRLIDIIDPTPKAVDSLMRLDLPADVNIEIKL encoded by the coding sequence ATGGCGGGACAGAAAATCCGCATCCGGCTCAAGTCATATGACCACGAGGTCATTGACAGCTCCGCGCGCAAGATTGTGGACACCGTACAGCGTGCGGGCGCCACGGTCGTGGGCCCGGTGCCGCTGCCGACCGAAAAGAACGTGTTTGTCGTTATTCGGTCGCCCCACAAGTACAAGGACAGCCGCGAGCAGTTTGAGATGCGCACCCACAAGCGGCTGATTGACATTATTGATCCGACGCCCAAGGCCGTCGATTCGCTGATGCGTCTCGATCTCCCGGCTGACGTGAACATCGAGATTAAACTCTGA